The following coding sequences are from one Epilithonimonas vandammei window:
- a CDS encoding DUF808 family protein gives MASGFFAILDDIGALMDDIAVTSKLATKKTAGILGDDLAVNAEKATGFLSSREIPVLWAITKGSFINKLIIIPIIFLLKWLYEPAITYILVLGGIYLAYEGVEKIIEFLFHRNKKGHEVVEESSLPEEDENSEKSKISSAIKTDFILSLEIVIIALGTVIEKQHPLLTQILSVSFVAIIATIGVYGIVALIVRMDDAGFFLMKKSGNKGFFSGLGQVLIKALPIVIKILGVVGTIALLLVSGEIFLHNIDYIHHLLPENIFSKFGLGIVFGLVAVLLATVGKKIISAVKPTKK, from the coding sequence ATGGCTTCAGGATTCTTTGCAATCTTAGACGATATCGGCGCGCTGATGGACGATATCGCAGTTACCAGCAAATTAGCAACTAAAAAAACTGCCGGAATCCTCGGCGACGACCTTGCCGTGAATGCGGAAAAAGCAACTGGTTTTCTTTCCTCACGAGAAATCCCTGTTCTTTGGGCTATTACCAAAGGATCTTTCATCAACAAGCTGATTATTATTCCAATTATATTTTTACTCAAATGGCTTTATGAACCAGCAATTACTTATATTTTGGTTCTTGGTGGGATTTATTTGGCTTACGAAGGCGTTGAAAAAATTATCGAATTTCTTTTCCACAGAAACAAAAAAGGACACGAGGTTGTAGAAGAAAGCTCTTTACCAGAAGAAGATGAGAACTCTGAAAAATCAAAAATCAGTTCTGCTATAAAAACCGATTTTATTCTTTCTTTGGAAATTGTCATCATTGCATTAGGAACTGTAATCGAAAAACAACATCCCCTTTTGACACAAATCTTGAGCGTTTCGTTTGTAGCTATTATTGCAACAATAGGCGTTTACGGAATTGTAGCCTTGATTGTAAGAATGGATGACGCTGGATTTTTCTTAATGAAAAAGTCCGGAAACAAAGGTTTTTTCTCCGGTCTTGGACAAGTTTTGATCAAGGCTTTACCAATCGTTATCAAAATTCTTGGCGTTGTTGGAACTATTGCCTTGTTATTAGTTTCTGGCGAGATTTTCCTTCACAACATTGATTATATTCATCACTTACTTCCGGAAAATATCTTTTCGAAATTCGGATTAGGAATTGTTTTCGGACTGGTTGCGGTTTTGTTGGCAACAGTTGGCAAGAAAATAATTTCAGCTGTAAAGCCTACTAAAAAATAA
- a CDS encoding RsmE family RNA methyltransferase, whose product MKLFFGQIFPEILIDSDEQQHITKVLRMREGEEIFVTDGHGNLAKGNLVFEGKKVSLDVSEIKENLPDFSPKLHIAIAPTKNIDRIEFFVEKAVEMGISEISFILTEKTERKNISIEKLRKQAIGASKQSHRFHFPKVNDLIKFSDYMKNLNPENTFVAHCNENLKRINLNDIPNLENYTFLIGPEGDFSDKEIQLLAEKGIKAVSLGNQRLRTETAGIFVAAWNYDKMF is encoded by the coding sequence ATGAAACTTTTCTTTGGACAGATTTTCCCTGAAATATTGATTGATTCTGATGAACAACAACACATCACCAAAGTTCTAAGAATGCGAGAAGGCGAAGAAATTTTCGTAACCGATGGCCACGGAAATCTGGCGAAAGGCAATCTGGTTTTCGAAGGTAAAAAAGTTTCATTAGACGTTTCTGAAATCAAAGAAAATCTTCCCGATTTTTCACCAAAACTTCATATCGCAATTGCACCAACAAAAAACATCGACAGAATCGAATTTTTTGTTGAAAAAGCTGTGGAAATGGGCATCTCAGAAATCAGTTTTATATTAACAGAAAAAACCGAACGCAAGAATATCAGCATCGAAAAATTGCGGAAACAAGCTATTGGAGCTTCAAAACAAAGTCACAGATTTCATTTTCCGAAAGTCAATGATTTGATTAAGTTTTCTGACTATATGAAAAACCTTAATCCAGAAAATACTTTTGTTGCCCATTGTAATGAGAATTTGAAAAGAATTAACTTGAACGACATTCCAAATCTTGAAAATTATACTTTTCTAATTGGACCGGAAGGTGATTTTTCGGATAAAGAAATTCAATTATTAGCAGAAAAAGGAATTAAAGCGGTTTCATTAGGAAATCAAAGATTACGAACAGAAACTGCAGGAATTTTTGTTGCAGCTTGGAATTATGATAAGATGTTTTAA
- the tsaD gene encoding tRNA (adenosine(37)-N6)-threonylcarbamoyltransferase complex transferase subunit TsaD — MSSSIILGIESSCDDTSAAVIQDNKILSNIAANQQIHNEYGGVVPELASRAHQQNIIPVVEKAFSKANIQQNEICAIGFTRGPGLLGSLLVGTSFAKSLAMSLDVPLIEVNHLQAHILAHFIEDANPTPPTFPFLCLTVSGGHTMIVLVKDYFDMEIIGKTIDDAAGEAFDKIGKIFDLDYPAGPIVDRLAKDGNPDAFQFNKPKMEAYDYSFSGIKTSVLYFIQKEVRKDPDFIKDNLNDLCASVQKSIIEILMDKLEKAAKELNINDIAIAGGVSANSGLRQYMEANRKKLGWNIFIPKFEYTTDNAAMIAMVAKLKYERGEFTDIRTTATAKYDL; from the coding sequence ATGAGCAGTTCAATTATTTTAGGTATAGAATCGTCTTGCGATGACACGTCCGCAGCAGTAATCCAGGATAATAAAATCCTTTCCAACATCGCTGCTAACCAGCAAATCCATAATGAATATGGTGGCGTGGTTCCGGAACTGGCTTCCAGAGCGCATCAGCAAAACATCATCCCTGTTGTGGAGAAAGCATTCTCAAAAGCAAATATACAACAAAATGAGATTTGTGCGATTGGTTTCACACGGGGTCCCGGACTTTTGGGTTCACTCTTGGTCGGAACCTCTTTTGCAAAATCACTTGCGATGAGTCTGGACGTTCCGCTGATAGAAGTCAACCATTTGCAGGCGCATATTCTCGCCCATTTTATTGAAGATGCTAATCCTACACCGCCCACATTTCCGTTTCTATGTTTAACGGTTTCCGGTGGTCATACAATGATTGTTTTGGTTAAGGATTACTTCGATATGGAAATTATCGGAAAAACCATTGATGATGCCGCAGGCGAAGCGTTTGACAAAATCGGAAAAATCTTCGATCTCGATTATCCTGCCGGACCAATTGTGGATAGATTAGCTAAAGATGGAAATCCCGACGCTTTCCAATTCAACAAACCGAAAATGGAAGCTTATGATTATTCTTTCAGCGGAATAAAAACGTCTGTTTTATATTTTATCCAGAAGGAAGTAAGGAAAGATCCGGATTTTATTAAGGATAATCTGAATGACCTTTGTGCCTCTGTTCAGAAATCAATCATTGAAATTTTGATGGACAAACTGGAAAAAGCGGCGAAAGAACTTAACATCAACGATATTGCGATTGCCGGAGGCGTTTCTGCCAATTCTGGTTTACGACAATATATGGAAGCTAATCGTAAAAAACTCGGTTGGAATATCTTCATCCCAAAATTCGAATACACCACAGATAATGCCGCTATGATTGCAATGGTAGCGAAACTGAAATATGAGCGTGGCGAGTTTACGGATATTAGAACAACGGCTACTGCGAAGTATGATTTGTAA
- a CDS encoding TrmH family RNA methyltransferase, producing MNLESTYEYLQQFLTPERFQKIEHYSKESSDFVLPVMEDIYQFRNAAAIVRSVEACGFHKVVAMEKENYFEPNLKVTKGADTWVEVEKMPRTIESLQNIKNRGYKIVAVSAENNAKMLPDYKIEEPLALVFGTEWEGTTDELLDFADETLAIPMFGFTRSFNVSVAAAICMYELKQKLLKSDIDYKLSEEKLLQMKIRWAKNSIPSGDMILEKYLRENQI from the coding sequence TTGAACTTAGAATCCACTTACGAATATCTCCAACAATTCCTAACACCCGAACGTTTCCAAAAAATAGAACATTATTCCAAAGAAAGTTCAGACTTCGTTTTACCAGTGATGGAAGATATTTACCAGTTCAGAAATGCTGCGGCGATTGTTCGTTCTGTAGAAGCTTGTGGATTTCATAAAGTGGTGGCGATGGAAAAAGAGAACTACTTTGAACCAAATTTAAAAGTCACAAAAGGTGCAGATACTTGGGTAGAAGTGGAGAAAATGCCGAGAACAATAGAATCTCTACAAAACATCAAAAATCGAGGTTATAAGATTGTAGCAGTCTCCGCTGAAAATAACGCAAAAATGCTTCCTGATTATAAAATCGAAGAACCATTAGCTTTAGTTTTCGGAACAGAGTGGGAGGGAACTACAGATGAATTATTAGATTTCGCAGATGAGACTTTAGCGATTCCAATGTTTGGATTTACCAGAAGTTTCAACGTTTCTGTTGCCGCCGCTATCTGTATGTACGAACTCAAACAAAAACTCCTAAAATCTGATATCGATTATAAACTTTCCGAAGAAAAATTACTTCAAATGAAAATTCGCTGGGCAAAAAACTCAATTCCGAGTGGCGATATGATTTTGGAGAAATATTTGAGGGAGAATCAGATTTAA
- a CDS encoding CTP synthase, with protein sequence MSKKETKYIFVTGGVTSSLGKGIVSASLGLLLKSRGFKVTIQKLDPYINIDPGTLNPYEHGECYVTEDGAETDLDLGHYERFLDSPTSQNNNVTTGKIYQTVIEKERKGDFLGKTVQVIPHITNEIKRRIKMLSKKDYDIIITEIGGTVGDIESLPYIESVRQLQWELGKNNSMVIHLTLLPYLSSSGELKTKPSQHSVRQLMESGIQADVLVCRTEHSIPKDLRAKLAQFCNVGLDNVIECIDMDTIYEVPLYLQKQNFDEVVLKELNLPVGKDVNLKDWKSFLKKYKNPKKSVEIALVGKYVSLQDSYKSIAEAFIHAGADLETEVNVRWVYSGDIETEGAEKLLKGVDGILVAPGFGDRGIEGKIQAAKYARENKVPLLGICLGMQIMTIEFARNVLGLAKANSMEFDTSTPDPVISLMEEQKNVVEKGGTMRLGAWKCALKQGSKLAEVYGAKTISERHRHRYEFNSDYKKDFEDKGLVPTGLNPETGLVETLELKDHPFYVGVQYHPEYKSTVATPHPLFKAFINATVKNKS encoded by the coding sequence ATGAGTAAAAAAGAAACGAAATACATCTTCGTAACAGGAGGTGTAACATCGTCACTTGGTAAAGGTATTGTTTCCGCTTCTTTGGGGCTTCTTCTAAAATCCCGCGGTTTCAAAGTTACCATCCAGAAATTGGACCCTTATATCAACATTGATCCCGGAACCCTTAATCCTTATGAACACGGTGAATGTTATGTGACCGAAGACGGCGCAGAAACCGACTTGGATCTTGGACATTATGAGCGATTCCTAGATTCTCCAACCTCACAAAACAACAACGTTACGACCGGAAAAATCTACCAAACTGTTATTGAAAAGGAACGTAAAGGTGATTTTCTTGGGAAAACAGTTCAAGTTATTCCTCACATTACCAACGAAATCAAACGCAGAATAAAGATGCTTTCCAAAAAGGATTATGACATCATTATTACAGAAATTGGAGGGACAGTCGGTGATATAGAATCTCTTCCTTACATAGAAAGTGTTCGCCAATTGCAATGGGAATTAGGTAAGAACAATTCTATGGTTATCCATTTAACTTTGCTGCCTTATTTATCATCGAGTGGGGAATTGAAAACAAAACCTTCTCAACATTCTGTTCGTCAATTGATGGAAAGTGGGATTCAGGCGGATGTTTTGGTTTGCAGAACTGAACATTCCATTCCAAAAGATTTACGCGCTAAACTTGCACAGTTCTGCAACGTAGGATTGGATAATGTGATTGAATGTATAGATATGGACACCATTTATGAAGTGCCTCTGTATCTTCAAAAACAAAATTTTGATGAAGTGGTTCTTAAAGAGCTGAATTTGCCGGTGGGAAAAGATGTTAATCTAAAAGATTGGAAATCATTTCTGAAGAAATATAAAAATCCTAAGAAAAGTGTAGAAATCGCTTTGGTTGGGAAATATGTGTCTCTTCAGGATTCTTATAAATCTATCGCAGAAGCGTTCATACACGCAGGTGCAGATTTGGAAACAGAAGTGAATGTAAGATGGGTTTACAGTGGTGATATCGAAACTGAAGGTGCAGAAAAACTATTAAAAGGCGTTGACGGAATCCTTGTCGCTCCAGGTTTCGGAGATAGAGGAATTGAAGGTAAAATCCAGGCGGCGAAATATGCAAGAGAGAACAAAGTTCCATTGTTGGGAATCTGTCTAGGAATGCAGATTATGACTATTGAATTCGCTAGAAATGTTCTAGGTTTAGCAAAAGCCAACAGTATGGAATTCGATACGTCTACGCCTGACCCTGTGATTTCTCTAATGGAAGAACAGAAAAATGTGGTAGAAAAAGGCGGAACAATGCGCCTTGGCGCTTGGAAATGTGCTTTGAAACAAGGTTCAAAATTAGCTGAGGTTTATGGTGCAAAAACTATTTCAGAGCGTCATCGTCACAGATATGAGTTCAATAGCGATTACAAGAAAGACTTCGAAGATAAAGGTCTTGTTCCAACAGGACTTAATCCGGAAACAGGCTTGGTCGAAACGTTAGAACTAAAAGACCATCCTTTCTATGTAGGAGTTCAATATCATCCGGAATATAAGAGTACGGTTGCTACACCGCACCCACTTTTCAAAGCTTTTATCAACGCAACGGTTAAGAATAAATCATAA
- the yidC gene encoding membrane protein insertase YidC, which translates to MQQNNGLDKKQLISFGIFSMILIGFMFYFQNRNAQAEQEKLAIEAKKTEQTTKSKPAATNLNAATVTPNSVQKVNLQNDELSLEFSSVGGQLSSVRLNKFEAFGGKPLYLFSNNNASYGFQFKDKSGKVFNTKDLVFVPQVAGNVVTLSSKVGNAVIQFIYTLKPKYTLDFQVKTQGLASIVNDGKANFVWNYNVRGAEKGRSQEETHTEFSYAFNNYKDYDYDARSDMDEPDETLNWIGVKQQFFAAVIEAKNGFTKSKGFQEAIPEGEYLKKFNYDGQVNLAGNELNQDFTWYFMPLDIELLKSYDKNFDEILPLGWSFIGSLNRYVFIPLYNLISGWGIAAGWAIFWMTIIVKLILSPVMFKQHKLSAMMKVIRPEIDEVNAKFKDADPMKKQQETMAVYRKAGVNQMAGCLPALVQIPLFYALFRFFPNMLDLRGKSFWFVPDLTAYDDIISWGTNIPLLGNHLSVFALACTVVILIYTIMTSGNIQQPQQEGMPNMKVLMYIFPITFLFFLNSSASGLSWYYFVSNAINIVIILVIKYFILDEKKIHAQIQENKKKEPKKEGTFQKRMREMMEKAQEQQKLQEQARNKKK; encoded by the coding sequence ATGCAACAAAACAACGGATTAGACAAAAAACAACTGATTAGCTTCGGTATTTTTTCTATGATTCTTATCGGTTTTATGTTTTATTTCCAAAACCGAAATGCACAAGCCGAACAAGAAAAGTTAGCGATAGAAGCTAAAAAAACAGAGCAGACTACAAAATCTAAACCTGCAGCAACCAACTTAAATGCAGCTACAGTAACACCTAATTCTGTTCAGAAAGTTAATCTTCAGAATGATGAGTTATCTCTTGAGTTCTCTAGTGTTGGTGGGCAATTGAGTTCTGTAAGACTGAATAAATTCGAGGCATTTGGTGGAAAACCATTGTACCTTTTTAGCAACAACAATGCGAGTTACGGTTTTCAGTTCAAAGATAAATCAGGTAAGGTTTTCAATACTAAGGATTTGGTTTTTGTACCACAAGTTGCAGGAAATGTTGTGACATTGAGTTCAAAAGTAGGGAATGCTGTTATTCAATTCATTTATACGTTGAAGCCAAAATATACATTAGATTTCCAAGTTAAAACACAAGGTTTGGCTAGCATCGTGAATGATGGTAAGGCTAATTTTGTTTGGAATTACAATGTAAGAGGTGCTGAAAAAGGACGTTCGCAGGAAGAGACTCACACCGAGTTTTCTTATGCATTCAACAATTATAAAGACTATGATTACGACGCTCGTTCTGATATGGATGAGCCGGACGAAACACTAAACTGGATTGGTGTAAAACAACAGTTCTTCGCAGCGGTTATCGAAGCTAAAAACGGATTTACAAAATCTAAAGGTTTCCAGGAAGCTATTCCTGAAGGTGAATATTTGAAGAAATTCAATTACGATGGACAGGTAAATTTGGCTGGAAATGAGTTGAATCAAGATTTCACTTGGTATTTTATGCCTTTGGACATCGAACTTCTTAAATCTTATGACAAAAACTTTGACGAGATTCTTCCGTTAGGTTGGTCGTTCATCGGTTCATTGAACAGATATGTTTTCATTCCGTTGTATAACTTGATTTCGGGATGGGGAATTGCAGCAGGTTGGGCAATCTTCTGGATGACGATTATTGTAAAATTGATTTTGTCTCCGGTAATGTTCAAACAGCACAAGCTAAGTGCAATGATGAAGGTGATTCGTCCTGAGATTGATGAGGTGAATGCCAAATTCAAGGATGCGGACCCGATGAAAAAACAGCAGGAAACAATGGCGGTTTATCGAAAGGCCGGCGTGAATCAAATGGCGGGTTGTTTACCGGCGTTGGTGCAGATTCCGTTGTTCTACGCACTATTCCGTTTCTTCCCTAATATGCTCGACCTTAGAGGGAAAAGCTTCTGGTTCGTTCCCGATTTGACAGCTTATGACGATATCATCAGTTGGGGAACCAACATTCCTTTGTTAGGAAATCACCTGAGTGTATTTGCTTTGGCTTGTACCGTTGTGATTTTGATTTATACGATTATGACTTCAGGTAACATTCAGCAGCCGCAACAAGAAGGGATGCCGAATATGAAAGTCTTGATGTACATCTTCCCAATCACGTTCTTGTTCTTCCTGAACAGTTCTGCGTCAGGTTTATCTTGGTATTATTTCGTATCCAATGCGATTAACATTGTAATAATCTTGGTGATTAAATATTTCATCTTGGATGAGAAGAAAATCCACGCTCAGATTCAGGAAAACAAAAAGAAAGAACCTAAGAAAGAAGGAACTTTCCAGAAAAGAATGAGAGAAATGATGGAGAAAGCGCAAGAGCAGCAAAAATTGCAAGAGCAAGCTAGAAACAAAAAGAAATAA